The Rhodococcus triatomae genome includes a window with the following:
- a CDS encoding lipase family protein: MKHSPRTLVRRIVPVAAAAAITWAGLAAPAQAQDPAHEPPRTPGLDEVFNGYVVGAMTEGRMGSPEEIFEALQPGDPFYDEPVLRGDEAPGTLLAAQPVTVQFTGYQPGNLRAWKLMYVTTDIDGQTRDISTGILMIPDDGRDDATRPIIGYQEANDSVGAYCHPSTQWTGGAPLDGASWSALGPLALLFGKGYAVMITDVGNDGDPEPHGVFAGKFAGHSNLDGLRAALAVDEAGLGADSPISLFGIAGGGVGAAFAAEAHDDYAPELNIRSTVLEGMVVNQKNFLATADGSIGSGFGFATLLGLEPKYPEMRIDEKLNPAGKALADYYRTQCQTPAYFTAPFLPLNTLFTSGLHPADIPEFQHVYEDNQLGTRAPRSDVLIASCAADDSPMSLVPAQDARDLADKYRAGGTEVTYAPTDCSMIRFLTDLYGWGTDLFGMQTVPWLASTLEP, encoded by the coding sequence ATGAAGCACAGCCCGAGGACCCTCGTCCGACGGATCGTTCCCGTCGCCGCAGCCGCGGCGATCACGTGGGCCGGGCTCGCCGCTCCCGCGCAGGCGCAGGATCCGGCGCACGAGCCTCCCCGTACCCCCGGCCTCGACGAGGTGTTCAACGGCTACGTCGTCGGCGCCATGACCGAGGGACGGATGGGGTCACCGGAGGAGATCTTCGAGGCGCTCCAGCCCGGCGACCCGTTCTACGACGAGCCCGTCCTCCGCGGCGACGAGGCACCCGGGACACTGCTCGCCGCCCAGCCCGTGACGGTGCAGTTCACCGGATACCAGCCGGGCAATCTCCGGGCCTGGAAGCTGATGTACGTCACGACCGACATCGACGGGCAGACCCGGGACATCAGCACCGGGATCCTGATGATCCCGGACGACGGCAGGGACGACGCCACCCGCCCGATCATCGGATACCAGGAGGCGAACGACAGCGTCGGCGCCTACTGCCACCCGAGTACCCAGTGGACCGGCGGTGCACCGCTCGACGGCGCCTCCTGGTCCGCACTCGGTCCCCTGGCCCTGCTGTTCGGCAAGGGCTACGCGGTGATGATCACCGACGTCGGCAACGACGGCGACCCGGAACCCCACGGCGTGTTCGCCGGGAAGTTCGCCGGTCACTCCAACCTCGACGGCCTGCGTGCCGCGCTCGCGGTGGACGAGGCCGGACTCGGCGCGGACTCGCCGATCTCCCTGTTCGGAATCGCAGGCGGCGGTGTCGGCGCCGCGTTCGCGGCCGAGGCACACGACGACTACGCGCCCGAGCTGAACATTCGTTCCACCGTCCTCGAGGGCATGGTCGTCAACCAGAAGAACTTCCTCGCCACCGCCGACGGTTCGATCGGCTCGGGATTCGGGTTCGCCACGCTCCTCGGGCTGGAACCGAAGTACCCCGAGATGCGGATCGACGAGAAGCTCAACCCGGCAGGCAAGGCCCTCGCCGACTACTACCGCACGCAGTGCCAGACCCCGGCCTACTTCACGGCACCGTTCCTGCCGCTGAACACGCTGTTCACCAGTGGTCTGCACCCGGCCGACATCCCCGAGTTCCAGCACGTCTACGAGGACAACCAGCTCGGGACCCGGGCGCCGCGGTCCGACGTGCTCATCGCCTCGTGCGCCGCCGACGACTCACCCATGTCGCTGGTTCCCGCGCAGGACGCCCGCGACCTCGCCGACAAGTACCGCGCCGGTGGCACCGAGGTCACGTACGCACCCACCGACTGCAGCATGATCCGGTTCCTCACCGACCTCTACGGCTGGGGCACCGACCTCTTCGGTATGCAGACCGTGCCGTGGCTGGCATCGACCCTCGAGCCCTGA
- a CDS encoding Tat pathway signal protein translates to MKTRSLVAALAVAVSTAAAMLAAPVHAPASTLDRYLDAPRSNEQAEYVGGVNPEFSTDPAVLGGLLEEARSSGIPAQRYAALLHQYWLTVATTKAGLDLNRWDPQLGLAANEQNMSDTFAYYQALALEHPDFLWTGQGGMAGPSFAAGMMDVDLGRLVLEVREARDLVAGIVGTLDEAAAPATAHLPSDVQALLEVGALITAEDIAHFQVQVVAMSKHIFMDLIPQHEAYLAGGMTAIDEYHRAGLIDDNAYTAWKLIATGDPENIVVGNQDLLYREQFQSIGDQWDRVAAYGSDEGRGAVGRALTYLSTIGADPAIPGVVPPREASPLTLTTDDIGVPAGSPTWHLQTPLPDFNWADRESRWEYITERMVPQYRSLKENQPDVWRAAMSKPMSQQMFEQRAFVRLPQVLSSVAATTALWYG, encoded by the coding sequence GTGAAAACCCGTTCTCTCGTCGCGGCACTGGCGGTCGCGGTGTCCACCGCAGCCGCCATGCTGGCCGCTCCCGTCCACGCGCCCGCGTCCACTCTCGACCGGTACCTCGACGCGCCGAGGAGCAACGAGCAGGCCGAATACGTCGGCGGGGTGAATCCGGAGTTCTCCACCGACCCGGCCGTCCTGGGTGGGCTGCTGGAGGAGGCACGCTCGTCGGGGATTCCCGCGCAGCGCTACGCGGCCCTGCTGCACCAGTACTGGCTGACCGTCGCCACCACCAAGGCCGGCCTCGACCTGAACCGGTGGGACCCGCAGCTCGGCCTGGCCGCCAACGAACAGAACATGTCCGACACGTTCGCCTACTACCAGGCGCTCGCCCTCGAACACCCGGACTTCCTGTGGACGGGGCAGGGCGGCATGGCCGGCCCGTCCTTCGCCGCCGGAATGATGGACGTCGACCTCGGCCGGCTCGTGCTCGAGGTCCGGGAGGCGCGAGATCTGGTAGCGGGCATCGTCGGCACCCTCGACGAGGCCGCCGCACCGGCGACGGCGCATCTGCCCTCCGACGTGCAGGCGCTGCTCGAGGTCGGGGCGCTGATCACCGCGGAGGACATCGCCCATTTCCAGGTGCAGGTCGTCGCGATGAGCAAGCACATCTTCATGGACCTCATCCCGCAGCACGAGGCGTATCTCGCCGGCGGGATGACGGCGATCGACGAGTACCACCGTGCCGGTCTCATCGACGACAACGCGTACACGGCGTGGAAGCTCATCGCCACCGGTGATCCCGAGAACATCGTCGTCGGTAACCAGGATCTGCTCTACCGCGAGCAGTTCCAGTCGATCGGGGACCAGTGGGATCGGGTCGCCGCCTACGGATCCGACGAGGGGCGGGGAGCGGTCGGCCGGGCGCTGACCTACCTGAGCACCATCGGCGCGGACCCGGCGATCCCGGGGGTGGTACCGCCGCGCGAAGCCTCCCCGTTGACGTTGACCACCGACGACATCGGTGTCCCCGCAGGCTCGCCGACCTGGCACCTGCAGACGCCGCTGCCCGACTTCAACTGGGCGGACCGCGAATCCCGGTGGGAGTACATCACCGAGCGCATGGTGCCGCAGTACCGCTCGCTCAAGGAGAATCAGCCCGACGTGTGGCGGGCCGCGATGAGCAAGCCGATGTCGCAACAGATGTTCGAGCAGCGCGCGTTCGTGCGCCTGCCGCAGGTGCTCTCGTCGGTGGCGGCGACCACCGCGCTCTGGTACGGCTGA